From Synechococcus sp. A10-1-5-1, a single genomic window includes:
- a CDS encoding pseudouridine synthase produces the protein MAAERLQKLIAQAGVCSRRRAEELLRNGRVTVNGQRAQLGDKADPNSDAIALDGQPLGASAESMVLLLNKPAGVLSSCFDPEGRPIVLDLLPAELARGQGLHPVGRLDFESRGALLLSNDGALTLELTHPRFAHRKTYRVRVQGRPSQRVLDQWARGVSLDGVPSQAVQVSVAETEPDHTVLELVMSEGKNRQIRRTAELLGHRVVDLQRIAIGPIHLGALPEGRWRRINAQEWD, from the coding sequence ATGGCCGCCGAACGACTGCAAAAGCTGATCGCCCAGGCGGGGGTCTGCTCCAGGCGCCGCGCTGAGGAACTCCTCAGGAACGGCCGTGTCACGGTCAATGGCCAGCGGGCCCAGCTTGGGGACAAGGCCGATCCCAACAGCGATGCCATCGCCCTCGATGGCCAACCCCTGGGCGCTTCAGCCGAATCGATGGTGCTGCTGCTGAACAAGCCAGCGGGGGTCCTTAGCAGCTGCTTTGACCCAGAAGGCCGGCCGATCGTGCTGGACCTGCTGCCAGCGGAGTTAGCCCGAGGCCAGGGACTGCACCCAGTGGGGCGCCTGGACTTTGAAAGCCGAGGGGCCCTCTTGCTCAGCAACGACGGAGCCCTCACCCTGGAGCTGACCCACCCGCGCTTCGCCCACAGGAAGACGTACCGGGTCCGCGTCCAAGGCCGACCAAGCCAACGGGTCCTGGATCAGTGGGCCCGCGGGGTCAGCCTCGATGGGGTGCCCTCCCAAGCCGTGCAGGTCAGCGTCGCCGAAACAGAGCCAGATCACACCGTGCTGGAGCTGGTCATGAGCGAGGGCAAAAATCGCCAGATTCGCCGCACCGCAGAGCTTTTGGGTCACCGTGTTGTCGATTTGCAGCGGATCGCCATCGGCCCCATTCATCTCGGAGCACTGCCAGAGGGTCGCTGGAGACGAATAAACGCCCAAGAATGGGACTAA
- the malQ gene encoding 4-alpha-glucanotransferase, giving the protein MRGAGVLLHVTALPGTPACGTFGAAAHQWVDALASHGIQAWQVLPLAPTDGLGSPYSAPSAFALNPWFLDAEALVAAGLLSQGDLSDLPTAEQQASLDFDLAHRRSAGLADALLQRYPSWDEGVRQAFDAWRGQEDHWLRDHCRFVVLKQLQGGLPWWSWPAPLARRQRSTLKAFDQAQQQALLREALLQWQLQVQWQQLLDHARRAGVQVIGDIPFYVAHDSADVWSHRRLFSVDRLGRLKQQSGVPPDYFSETGQLWGTPVYRWSLHRLSRFRWWKRRLRRQLEVFDLLRIDHFRALEAAWIVPGADATAERGRWVPTPGASLLRQLQRRLPSPLPLIAEDLGVITPEVEALRDRFALPGMKILQFAFDGNPDNPYLPSNIEGEHWVVYTGTHDNATCIGWWQQLSPEQRAQVEALTGPVHAPGWQLLELALRSSAGWALVPLQDLLHLGDEARFNTPGTTEGNWRWRLPQSIASLAGPLQGYGELARRYGRCG; this is encoded by the coding sequence ATGAGAGGTGCTGGGGTTCTGCTGCACGTCACGGCCCTGCCGGGAACACCGGCCTGCGGGACCTTTGGCGCCGCTGCCCACCAGTGGGTCGATGCGCTCGCCAGCCACGGCATCCAGGCTTGGCAGGTGTTGCCCCTGGCGCCCACCGACGGCCTGGGCTCCCCCTACAGCGCCCCCAGTGCGTTTGCGCTGAATCCCTGGTTTCTCGATGCAGAGGCATTGGTGGCTGCCGGGCTGCTCAGCCAAGGGGACCTGAGCGACCTTCCCACCGCCGAGCAGCAAGCATCGCTGGACTTCGATCTGGCCCATCGCCGCTCCGCCGGTTTGGCTGATGCGCTGCTGCAGCGCTACCCGAGCTGGGATGAGGGGGTTCGCCAGGCTTTTGATGCATGGCGAGGGCAGGAAGACCACTGGCTCAGGGACCACTGCCGCTTTGTCGTGCTGAAACAACTCCAGGGCGGCCTGCCCTGGTGGTCTTGGCCCGCTCCTCTGGCTCGCCGTCAGCGCTCAACCCTGAAGGCCTTTGATCAGGCGCAACAGCAGGCGTTGCTGCGGGAAGCCCTGCTCCAGTGGCAGCTGCAAGTGCAGTGGCAGCAGCTGCTCGATCACGCCCGCCGCGCCGGCGTGCAGGTGATCGGCGACATTCCTTTTTATGTCGCCCATGACAGTGCCGATGTCTGGAGCCATCGCCGCCTCTTCTCGGTGGATCGCTTGGGACGTCTCAAGCAGCAGAGCGGTGTGCCGCCGGATTACTTCTCAGAGACCGGTCAGCTCTGGGGCACGCCCGTCTACCGCTGGTCCCTGCATCGCTTGAGCCGTTTCCGCTGGTGGAAGCGCCGCCTGCGCCGTCAGCTCGAGGTGTTTGATCTGCTGCGCATTGATCACTTCCGGGCTCTGGAGGCGGCCTGGATCGTTCCCGGCGCTGATGCAACCGCCGAGCGGGGCCGCTGGGTCCCTACGCCCGGAGCCAGCCTCTTGCGCCAGTTGCAGCGGCGTCTGCCCTCTCCCTTGCCCTTGATCGCCGAAGACCTTGGGGTGATCACGCCTGAGGTGGAGGCTCTGCGGGATCGCTTTGCCCTGCCGGGAATGAAGATCCTGCAATTCGCCTTCGACGGCAACCCAGACAATCCCTATCTCCCAAGCAACATTGAGGGAGAGCATTGGGTCGTGTACACCGGCACCCATGACAACGCCACCTGCATCGGTTGGTGGCAGCAGCTCAGCCCTGAGCAGCGCGCGCAAGTGGAGGCCCTGACCGGTCCTGTTCACGCCCCGGGTTGGCAGTTGCTGGAGTTAGCCCTGCGCTCCAGCGCCGGTTGGGCCCTGGTCCCCCTGCAGGACCTGCTGCATCTGGGGGATGAGGCCCGTTTCAACACTCCTGGGACGACGGAGGGCAACTGGCGCTGGCGTCTGCCCCAGTCCATTGCTTCGCTGGCTGGTCCGCTTCAGGGCTACGGGGAGCTGGCTCGTCGCTACGGGCGCTGCGGCTGA
- a CDS encoding cAMP phosphodiesterase: protein MTRSRLGLLILPVVLWFAPLSVQAAPASEAEMNLYTRIAALNVCIARAAGTDFDKAVAIAGETIAQVIQGGHQSQIAQVGTKPLSIEELRRGSINSAVLGAVEVCPNEVPADVKTKVDEAVKARAPQPKVPVKKP from the coding sequence GTGACTCGAAGCCGTCTCGGTCTGTTGATCCTGCCTGTGGTCCTGTGGTTCGCACCGCTCTCGGTTCAAGCCGCCCCTGCATCCGAGGCGGAGATGAACCTCTACACGCGCATTGCCGCACTCAACGTCTGCATTGCTCGCGCGGCGGGAACGGACTTCGATAAGGCCGTTGCGATTGCTGGGGAAACGATCGCCCAGGTGATCCAGGGCGGGCACCAGTCGCAGATCGCTCAAGTGGGCACCAAGCCCCTTTCGATTGAAGAACTGCGCCGTGGGTCGATCAATTCAGCCGTGCTGGGTGCTGTGGAGGTCTGCCCCAATGAGGTCCCGGCCGATGTGAAGACCAAGGTGGATGAAGCGGTGAAGGCTCGAGCTCCCCAACCCAAGGTCCCAGTCAAAAAGCCTTGA
- the pepN gene encoding aminopeptidase N has translation MATVRLADYRPAPFTIEQTQLLFQLHADHTIVDAEFQLLPVGAASDAAPWEFLGEQLELLSIELDGQPLAAEAYRLESSKLVLLAPPAAACRLRTRVKIQPQTNTSLEGLYVSGGLFTTQCEAEGFRRITFHPDRPDLLSRFRVRIEADQASCPVLLSNGNCLETGLLPGDAGRHYAVWDDPFPKPSYLFALVAGALEEVRDQFVTCSGRTVQLRIHVEPGDAPFTAHAMASLKRSMAWDESRYGLEYDLDEFNLVAVRHFNMGAMENKSLNIFNSKLVLADAETATDAELERIESVIGHEYFHNWTGNRITCRDWFQLSLKEGLTVFRDASFTADLHSPEVKRIEDVALLRNTQFREDAGPTAHPIQPDHYQAIDNFYTTTIYEKGSEVIRVLHTLLGEETFMRGMALYVSRHDGTAATCQDFVQAMEDAAQQAWAAGAALPRFDFQQFRRWYSQAGTPQLQIERHWDGDAGTLQLTIRQSTSATPGQPQKEPVVIPLVLGLVGQGGDPLPLQLPGEHAQDVAAAGLSAEWGSASRLFVIDREEQQLLFVGLEAHSHPPAVSLPRGFSAPVRVEMERPSNELLHLLACDSESFARWDAGQVLLRQALLERAAGSINDELEEGLVAAFERILLEGDLGDSYRSALMAFPGLPELEDAALAQSGTVDPPALFEAVLALRSRLGEELKDPLESVLASCRSQWQQSWPEGVGDRDLTATVWSWRVAAGDAGVRAEAAAAVSGPSMTLSRAGLRALQSMESAERTAALQAFHDRWQDKPVILDAWFGLEAATPFGDGVRRVRELMDHPRFDPAAPNSLRAVLGGFASNVSQFHALDGRGYRFMAEQVAALDQRNPITASRMAKVFSRWQSYGAERSERMLEALKQLSAAPLSPNSREVVDQCLQLA, from the coding sequence ATGGCCACCGTTCGTCTCGCTGACTACCGCCCGGCCCCGTTCACGATCGAGCAGACCCAGCTGTTGTTCCAGCTGCATGCCGATCACACCATTGTTGATGCGGAGTTTCAGCTGCTTCCCGTAGGAGCTGCATCCGATGCGGCTCCCTGGGAGTTTTTGGGGGAGCAACTGGAGCTGCTCTCGATTGAGCTCGATGGCCAGCCTCTCGCTGCCGAGGCCTACCGCCTGGAGAGCAGCAAGTTGGTGTTGCTCGCACCACCGGCAGCGGCCTGCCGCCTGCGTACCCGGGTCAAGATTCAGCCCCAGACCAACACCAGCCTGGAGGGTCTCTACGTCAGCGGTGGCCTCTTCACGACGCAATGCGAGGCCGAGGGGTTCCGGCGGATCACTTTCCATCCGGATCGCCCTGATCTCCTGAGTCGTTTCCGGGTGCGCATCGAAGCGGATCAAGCCAGCTGCCCGGTGCTGCTCTCCAACGGCAACTGCTTGGAGACGGGCTTGCTTCCTGGGGATGCCGGCCGTCACTACGCCGTCTGGGACGACCCCTTCCCCAAGCCCTCCTATCTGTTCGCCTTGGTCGCGGGCGCCCTGGAGGAGGTGCGCGATCAATTCGTGACCTGCAGCGGCCGGACGGTTCAGCTGCGGATTCATGTTGAGCCTGGGGATGCTCCCTTCACGGCCCATGCGATGGCTTCGCTGAAGCGCTCGATGGCCTGGGACGAGAGTCGCTACGGCCTCGAGTACGACCTCGACGAGTTCAACCTCGTTGCGGTGCGCCACTTCAACATGGGCGCGATGGAGAACAAGAGTCTCAATATCTTTAACTCGAAGTTGGTCCTGGCGGATGCTGAGACGGCCACCGATGCCGAGTTGGAGCGCATCGAAAGCGTCATCGGCCACGAGTACTTCCACAACTGGACGGGCAACCGCATCACCTGCCGGGACTGGTTCCAGCTCTCCTTGAAAGAGGGACTGACGGTGTTCCGTGATGCCAGTTTCACGGCGGATTTGCATTCACCGGAGGTGAAGCGCATCGAGGATGTGGCGCTGCTGCGCAACACCCAGTTCCGCGAAGATGCCGGCCCGACTGCCCATCCGATTCAGCCGGATCACTACCAGGCGATCGACAACTTCTACACAACGACGATTTATGAGAAGGGGTCTGAAGTCATCCGCGTCTTGCACACCCTGCTGGGAGAGGAGACGTTCATGCGGGGCATGGCTCTCTATGTGAGCCGTCATGACGGCACCGCTGCCACATGCCAGGACTTCGTTCAGGCGATGGAGGATGCAGCCCAGCAGGCCTGGGCGGCCGGCGCGGCGTTGCCCCGCTTTGATTTTCAGCAGTTTCGCCGCTGGTACAGCCAGGCGGGCACGCCCCAGCTGCAGATTGAGCGTCACTGGGATGGCGACGCCGGCACCCTGCAGCTGACGATCCGTCAGAGCACTTCGGCCACACCTGGTCAACCCCAGAAAGAACCGGTGGTGATCCCCCTGGTGCTGGGCCTGGTGGGGCAAGGCGGAGATCCATTGCCGCTCCAGTTGCCCGGGGAGCACGCCCAAGACGTTGCAGCAGCAGGCCTCTCTGCTGAGTGGGGCAGTGCCAGTCGCTTGTTCGTGATCGACCGCGAGGAGCAGCAACTGCTGTTCGTGGGGCTCGAGGCCCATTCCCACCCACCGGCGGTGTCCTTGCCCCGCGGATTCTCCGCCCCGGTGCGGGTCGAGATGGAGCGCCCCAGCAACGAGCTGCTGCACCTGCTGGCCTGCGATAGCGAATCCTTTGCCCGCTGGGATGCCGGCCAGGTTCTGCTGCGTCAGGCCCTGCTCGAGCGAGCTGCAGGCTCGATCAATGATGAGCTGGAAGAAGGCTTGGTGGCCGCCTTTGAGCGGATCCTGCTGGAAGGGGACCTGGGGGATTCGTACCGCAGTGCGCTGATGGCCTTCCCCGGATTGCCGGAGCTGGAGGATGCGGCCTTGGCCCAGAGCGGGACGGTCGACCCACCGGCCTTGTTTGAGGCGGTCTTGGCCCTGCGCAGCCGGTTGGGTGAGGAGCTGAAGGATCCCCTCGAATCGGTCTTGGCCTCCTGCCGCAGTCAATGGCAGCAGAGCTGGCCTGAAGGGGTGGGTGACCGGGACCTCACGGCCACCGTTTGGAGTTGGCGGGTGGCCGCCGGCGATGCGGGGGTTCGTGCCGAGGCGGCTGCGGCGGTGTCGGGCCCTTCGATGACCCTCTCCCGCGCTGGTTTGCGGGCCCTGCAGTCCATGGAGAGTGCTGAGCGCACCGCGGCCCTGCAGGCCTTCCACGACCGTTGGCAGGACAAGCCCGTGATCCTCGATGCCTGGTTTGGCCTGGAGGCCGCCACTCCCTTCGGCGATGGGGTCAGGCGCGTGCGGGAGTTGATGGATCACCCGCGCTTTGATCCGGCAGCGCCGAATTCCCTGCGGGCGGTTCTTGGGGGATTTGCCAGCAATGTCAGCCAATTCCATGCGCTCGATGGCCGTGGCTATCGCTTCATGGCTGAGCAGGTCGCCGCCTTGGATCAGCGCAATCCGATCACGGCCTCGCGGATGGCCAAGGTGTTTAGCCGTTGGCAGAGCTATGGCGCTGAGCGTTCCGAACGGATGTTGGAGGCGCTGAAGCAGTTGTCCGCGGCGCCCCTCTCCCCGAACAGCCGGGAAGTGGTGGATCAGTGCCTGCAGTTGGCCTAG
- a CDS encoding ribose-phosphate pyrophosphokinase, with the protein MTSFLTAERVDQASMGHDTKRLRLFSGTSNQALSREIGAYLGVPDGPRVIKRFADGELYIQIQESIRGCDVFLIQPTCAPVNDHLMELLVMVDACKRASARQITAVIPYYGYARADRKTAGRESITAKLVANLLAKSGVDRVLAMDLHSAQIQGYFDIPCDHIYGSPVLVDYLSGRDLGDVVVVSPDVGGVARARAFAKQLNDAPLAIIDKRRSGHNVAESLTVIGDVAGKTAIVIDDMIDTGGTICAGARLLRQNGATQVLACATHAVFSPPAVERLSEPGLFEEVIVTNSIPLSDDRRFPQLQVLSVANMLGEAIWRIHDESSVSSMFR; encoded by the coding sequence GTGACCAGTTTCCTGACCGCAGAACGGGTCGATCAGGCGAGCATGGGCCACGACACCAAGCGTCTGCGGCTATTCAGCGGCACCTCAAACCAAGCCCTCTCCCGTGAGATCGGGGCCTACCTGGGCGTCCCGGACGGTCCCCGGGTAATCAAACGCTTTGCCGATGGGGAGCTCTACATCCAGATCCAGGAATCGATCCGGGGCTGCGATGTCTTCCTGATCCAACCCACCTGCGCTCCGGTGAACGATCACCTGATGGAGCTTCTGGTGATGGTTGATGCCTGCAAACGGGCCTCCGCCCGGCAGATCACCGCTGTGATCCCCTACTACGGCTATGCCCGGGCGGATCGCAAGACCGCTGGGCGCGAGTCGATTACCGCCAAGTTGGTGGCCAACCTGCTGGCCAAGTCCGGCGTGGATCGGGTCCTGGCCATGGACCTGCACTCGGCCCAGATCCAGGGCTATTTCGATATTCCCTGCGACCACATCTACGGCTCCCCGGTGCTGGTGGACTATCTCTCCGGCAGGGACCTGGGGGATGTGGTGGTGGTCTCCCCGGACGTCGGTGGCGTGGCCCGGGCCCGGGCCTTCGCCAAGCAGCTCAATGACGCGCCCCTGGCGATCATCGACAAGCGACGCTCCGGTCACAACGTGGCCGAGAGCCTCACGGTGATCGGTGATGTGGCCGGCAAGACCGCGATCGTGATCGACGACATGATCGACACCGGCGGCACGATCTGTGCCGGTGCTCGCCTGCTGCGCCAAAACGGAGCCACCCAGGTGCTGGCCTGCGCCACCCACGCCGTCTTCTCCCCTCCAGCGGTGGAACGGCTGTCAGAACCCGGGCTGTTTGAGGAGGTGATCGTCACCAACTCCATCCCCCTGAGCGATGACCGCCGCTTCCCCCAGCTTCAGGTGCTCTCGGTGGCCAACATGCTCGGTGAAGCGATCTGGCGCATCCACGATGAGAGCTCGGTGAGCTCGATGTTCCGTTGA
- a CDS encoding Coenzyme F420 hydrogenase/dehydrogenase, beta subunit C-terminal domain — translation MSVAASSPGSSLPHERARPLAKGSTYPARDLCSQCGLCDSRWVAYVKDSCAFLNQRFEAMETAAHGRSRDLENEDELYFGVQQKMLTARLQQPIAGAQWTGIASRIGVLALESGLVDAVLCVGQSEDDRFTPVPRLARTPEEVLSARVNKPTLSPNLEVLEQLPGSGIRNLLAIGVGCQIQALRAVESTLPLDQLYVLGLPCTDNVSREGLQTFLETTVSSPETVVHYEFMQDFRIHFRHSDGREETVPFFGLDTPKLKNVFAPSCLSCFDYTNAGADLVVGYMGATFGRQWLTVRNPRGQQLLDLVEAELDVAPVTSRGQRQAAVQQGIEAYDKALKLPIWLANIIGCFVGRFGPQGLEYGRFSIDSHFTRNALWLRRNHPEKVDAHIPAFAKRIISRYKLPNP, via the coding sequence TTGTCAGTCGCCGCCTCATCTCCAGGCTCATCGCTGCCCCATGAGAGGGCCAGGCCCCTGGCCAAGGGCAGCACCTATCCGGCCAGGGATCTCTGCAGCCAGTGTGGCCTCTGCGACAGCCGCTGGGTGGCCTACGTCAAGGACAGCTGTGCCTTTTTGAACCAGCGCTTCGAGGCCATGGAAACCGCGGCCCATGGCCGCAGCCGCGATCTCGAGAACGAAGACGAGCTCTATTTCGGGGTGCAGCAGAAGATGCTCACCGCCCGCCTGCAGCAACCCATCGCGGGTGCCCAGTGGACGGGCATTGCCAGCCGCATTGGCGTCCTGGCCCTGGAGAGCGGCCTGGTGGATGCCGTGCTCTGTGTGGGGCAAAGCGAGGACGATCGCTTCACTCCTGTTCCCCGTTTGGCCCGTACCCCTGAGGAGGTGCTGAGCGCCCGGGTGAACAAACCCACCCTCTCCCCCAACCTGGAGGTGCTGGAGCAGCTGCCGGGCAGTGGCATCCGCAACCTCCTGGCCATCGGCGTGGGCTGCCAGATCCAGGCCCTGCGGGCGGTGGAGTCCACCCTGCCCCTCGATCAGCTCTACGTGCTGGGCCTGCCCTGCACCGACAACGTTTCTCGCGAGGGCCTGCAGACGTTTCTGGAGACCACCGTGAGCTCCCCGGAGACCGTGGTCCATTACGAGTTCATGCAGGACTTCCGGATCCATTTCCGCCACAGCGATGGCCGTGAGGAGACGGTTCCTTTCTTTGGCCTGGATACCCCCAAGCTCAAAAACGTCTTCGCGCCGAGCTGTCTGAGCTGCTTTGACTACACCAATGCCGGCGCTGACCTGGTGGTTGGCTACATGGGGGCGACGTTTGGCCGTCAATGGCTCACGGTGCGCAACCCCCGCGGCCAGCAACTGCTTGATCTCGTTGAGGCTGAGCTCGACGTCGCACCGGTGACCAGCCGCGGACAGCGCCAGGCGGCGGTGCAACAGGGCATTGAGGCCTATGACAAGGCGCTCAAGCTGCCGATCTGGCTGGCCAACATCATTGGCTGCTTTGTGGGGCGCTTCGGTCCCCAGGGCCTGGAGTACGGCCGTTTCTCCATCGACTCCCACTTCACCCGCAACGCCCTCTGGTTGCGGCGCAATCACCCCGAGAAGGTGGACGCCCACATTCCAGCGTTCGCTAAGCGGATCATTAGCCGCTACAAGCTCCCCAACCCATGA
- a CDS encoding LCP family protein, with product MATAGNRQQRSARQRASIRLLAAGAGIVAGLGALSLVWPLQDHSAKEDGPPSADALAERPNQALNVLLIGSDADRQGAIANGAAPAGPANSDALLLVHIDPAGPVQVMNLPIEGAVRLPGDATPVPLGSLYRRGGAALVASASAELLGLSDGEPQRYAVIPRTALRELVDGLGRLELAPDRTMAYSDQSQKLTIALQGGLQRLNGAQVEQYLRFRDTLNGEERRRDRQEQTLATLLRQMRQGAQLKRLPSLVAELRPQVDTNLSPQEALSLLAVALQPGQTVQFNSLSLRPALNGKASMRELEEQRLQPRWPQ from the coding sequence ATGGCCACCGCTGGGAATCGCCAGCAGCGCAGTGCTCGCCAACGGGCGTCCATCCGCCTTTTGGCCGCCGGAGCGGGAATCGTGGCTGGCCTGGGCGCCCTGAGCCTGGTCTGGCCCCTGCAGGACCACTCCGCCAAAGAGGACGGCCCGCCCAGCGCCGATGCCCTGGCAGAACGTCCCAACCAAGCCTTGAATGTGCTGCTGATCGGCTCCGATGCGGACCGTCAAGGCGCCATCGCCAACGGAGCCGCCCCCGCTGGACCCGCCAACAGCGATGCCCTGCTGCTGGTCCACATCGACCCTGCAGGCCCCGTGCAGGTAATGAATCTGCCGATCGAAGGAGCGGTGCGCCTCCCCGGTGATGCGACGCCCGTTCCCCTCGGCAGCCTCTACAGGCGCGGTGGCGCCGCCCTGGTCGCCAGCGCCAGTGCTGAACTGCTGGGACTCTCAGACGGGGAGCCGCAGCGTTACGCCGTGATTCCCCGCACCGCCCTGCGGGAGCTCGTGGATGGGTTGGGACGCCTGGAGCTGGCACCCGATCGGACCATGGCCTATTCGGATCAGAGCCAGAAGCTGACCATCGCCCTTCAAGGGGGCCTGCAACGGCTCAACGGCGCCCAGGTGGAGCAGTATCTGCGCTTCCGTGACACGCTCAATGGTGAGGAGCGCCGGCGCGATCGCCAAGAGCAAACCCTCGCCACACTGCTGAGGCAGATGCGTCAGGGGGCCCAGCTCAAGCGGCTTCCGTCACTGGTGGCAGAGCTCCGCCCCCAGGTGGACACCAACCTCAGTCCCCAGGAGGCGCTGAGCCTTCTGGCGGTGGCGCTGCAACCCGGGCAAACCGTGCAGTTCAACAGCCTCAGCCTGCGGCCGGCCCTCAATGGGAAGGCTTCGATGCGGGAGCTGGAGGAGCAGCGGCTGCAGCCCCGCTGGCCGCAATAA
- a CDS encoding glycoside hydrolase family 10 protein, translating into MRSGLKRSLAIGASLLLSGLLAPLTALAKDPEPRRIGVWLTNSPSPLYYTKQRINAAVDELSAAGFNTLYPNVWSRGTTFHRSRWAPMEPALFQSDPNHDPICRFTEAAHRRGLRVIPWFEYGLMEPADAAVVGQHPEWVLQNRAGRSSVSMHGKDMVWLNPAHPGVRKRFLGLIGEIVQRCKVDGIQLDDHFAWPVELGYDPYTRQLYRQDTGQDPPELHTDRAWMNWRRRQLTGLLRELRRTLKESGQGSPYVSLSPGPFRFAYNHWLQDWEIWALGGLIDELVVQNYAYSLAGFEKDLQQPALTKSSSWGIPVEIGILAGFGGRTTPLPDLSERVKLAAARGHGVIYFYWEGLWGAHAGPEGAALRREGLKQLHQALP; encoded by the coding sequence TTGAGATCAGGCCTGAAGCGCAGTCTGGCCATCGGGGCCAGTCTGTTGCTCTCAGGGCTGCTGGCCCCCCTGACCGCCCTGGCGAAGGACCCCGAGCCCAGGCGCATCGGGGTCTGGCTCACCAACAGCCCAAGCCCGCTCTATTACACGAAGCAACGGATCAACGCGGCCGTTGACGAGCTCAGTGCAGCTGGCTTCAACACCCTCTACCCCAACGTCTGGAGCCGCGGCACGACCTTCCACCGGAGCCGCTGGGCGCCGATGGAACCAGCCCTGTTCCAGAGCGACCCCAACCACGATCCGATCTGCCGTTTCACCGAAGCCGCCCACCGGCGCGGCCTGCGGGTCATCCCCTGGTTTGAGTACGGCCTCATGGAGCCGGCGGATGCGGCGGTTGTCGGCCAGCATCCGGAATGGGTTCTGCAGAACAGAGCCGGCCGCAGCAGCGTTTCGATGCACGGCAAGGACATGGTCTGGCTCAACCCCGCCCACCCTGGGGTACGGAAGCGCTTTCTCGGGCTGATCGGCGAGATCGTGCAGCGCTGCAAGGTCGATGGCATTCAGCTCGATGACCACTTCGCCTGGCCCGTTGAACTGGGGTACGACCCCTACACCCGCCAGCTCTACCGCCAGGACACAGGACAAGACCCTCCCGAGCTCCACACCGACCGGGCCTGGATGAACTGGAGACGCCGGCAACTGACAGGCCTACTGCGGGAGCTGCGCCGCACGCTGAAGGAAAGCGGCCAGGGCAGTCCCTACGTCAGCCTCTCTCCGGGACCGTTCCGCTTTGCCTACAACCACTGGCTACAGGACTGGGAGATCTGGGCCCTGGGGGGACTGATCGATGAGCTGGTGGTGCAGAACTATGCCTATTCCCTCGCCGGCTTTGAAAAGGATCTGCAGCAGCCCGCGCTGACCAAGTCCAGCAGTTGGGGCATCCCAGTTGAGATCGGCATCCTGGCGGGCTTTGGCGGACGCACCACGCCGTTGCCGGACCTGAGTGAACGGGTCAAGTTGGCCGCCGCCCGCGGCCACGGAGTCATTTATTTCTACTGGGAGGGCCTATGGGGGGCCCATGCCGGTCCGGAGGGAGCCGCCCTACGGCGCGAAGGCCTGAAGCAGCTCCACCAGGCCCTGCCCTAG
- a CDS encoding RodZ family helix-turn-helix domain-containing protein has protein sequence MPRFALPIPGLARLLGRGNSAASSGTDSPEPEDPLLEVGRRLKLERESRGLNLRQMALETKISTPVLEALERGWRDRLPEGAYLKSMIPLLEGYLNLPSGSLAAALPKQSEASSKPGMVQRFTPGSIDVFNSWQGTVLYGAITLGLIYGLNLQQRQLAAANLLTYQPIPALKPSEQSKPVQAGDNLLMAYPDLRPLERAKRGTGQTALRLQLQDPKQEGQGVLELNLSQASALNLSSDGGQRTRLSGSKGQLVLQLQPPLQLSIAPAPKTGEVIWNGKPLAALPEQPEQFQVPAPQPQRP, from the coding sequence ATGCCTCGGTTCGCCCTGCCCATCCCAGGTCTGGCCCGTTTGCTGGGCCGAGGGAACAGTGCGGCGAGTTCAGGCACGGACAGCCCTGAACCCGAAGACCCCTTGCTGGAGGTCGGCCGGCGCCTGAAGCTTGAGCGGGAATCCCGAGGTCTGAACCTCCGGCAGATGGCCCTTGAGACCAAGATAAGCACCCCAGTGCTCGAAGCCCTGGAGCGGGGCTGGCGCGATCGACTGCCGGAGGGGGCCTACCTCAAGTCCATGATCCCGCTGCTGGAGGGGTACCTGAATCTGCCCAGCGGCAGCCTTGCCGCAGCACTCCCCAAGCAAAGCGAGGCCAGCTCGAAGCCGGGCATGGTGCAACGCTTCACCCCGGGCTCGATCGATGTCTTCAACAGCTGGCAGGGCACCGTCCTCTATGGGGCCATCACCCTGGGCCTGATCTACGGCCTGAACCTGCAGCAGCGCCAACTCGCCGCGGCCAACCTGCTCACGTACCAGCCCATTCCAGCCCTGAAGCCCAGCGAGCAGTCCAAACCGGTCCAAGCCGGGGACAACCTGCTGATGGCCTACCCAGATCTGCGGCCGCTGGAGCGCGCCAAGCGCGGCACTGGCCAAACCGCCCTGCGCCTACAACTCCAGGACCCGAAGCAAGAAGGACAAGGGGTGCTGGAACTGAACCTGAGCCAGGCCAGTGCGCTGAACCTCAGCAGTGATGGGGGCCAGCGCACCCGCCTCAGCGGCAGCAAGGGGCAACTGGTGCTGCAGCTGCAACCGCCCCTACAACTCTCGATCGCGCCAGCCCCCAAAACCGGCGAGGTGATCTGGAACGGCAAGCCCCTAGCCGCCCTTCCCGAGCAGCCGGAACAGTTCCAAGTGCCGGCCCCTCAGCCGCAGCGCCCGTAG